A single Stutzerimonas stutzeri DNA region contains:
- a CDS encoding LrgB family protein, with protein sequence MSGRDWSDIGAMTLAHPLFSVALTLIAFQLALALYRRSGWLVLQPVMVGMLLVVTTLYLCGIDYASYRADASMIAVLVGPATVALAVPLYRHIRRIRQLFWPILITLVSGGVLGVLLTVVIAGALGADMSVLMSLSPKAATMPIAMLVAEQLGGLASLAAVFVMLTGVIGTALGPWLLGWAGVDHPAARGLSYGINAHAIGTARALEEGDECGAFAALGMSLLGILIALFLPLGLG encoded by the coding sequence ATGAGCGGTCGAGACTGGAGCGACATCGGCGCGATGACGCTGGCGCATCCGCTGTTTTCCGTGGCGCTGACGCTGATCGCGTTTCAGTTGGCGCTGGCACTTTACCGGCGCAGCGGTTGGCTGGTACTACAGCCGGTCATGGTCGGCATGCTATTGGTCGTCACGACGCTCTACCTCTGTGGCATCGACTACGCGAGCTACCGGGCCGACGCGTCGATGATCGCCGTGCTGGTCGGTCCAGCGACAGTGGCCCTGGCGGTGCCGCTGTATCGCCACATCAGGCGCATTCGGCAACTGTTCTGGCCGATCCTCATCACCCTGGTCAGCGGCGGGGTGCTGGGCGTTTTGCTGACGGTAGTGATTGCCGGCGCGTTGGGTGCGGACATGTCGGTGCTGATGAGTCTGTCACCCAAGGCAGCCACCATGCCGATCGCCATGCTGGTCGCCGAACAACTCGGTGGCCTGGCTTCGCTTGCAGCGGTGTTCGTCATGCTCACGGGCGTCATCGGCACCGCGTTGGGTCCATGGTTGCTGGGTTGGGCCGGCGTGGATCATCCGGCTGCGCGAGGCTTGAGCTACGGAATCAATGCTCACGCCATCGGCACGGCCCGCGCGCTGGAGGAAGGCGACGAATGCGGCGCCTTCGCGGCGCTTGGTATGAGTCTGCTGGGCATTCTGATCGCCCTGTTCCTGCCGCTCGGTCTGGGCTGA
- the wrbA gene encoding NAD(P)H:quinone oxidoreductase: MAKILVLYHSMYGHIETMANAVAEGARRVEGAEVTIKRVPETMPAEVFKNAGGKVEQPAPVASPAELPEYDAIIFGTPTRFGNMSGQMRNFLDQTGGLWAKGALHGKVASVFTSTGTGGGQEMTITSTWTTLAHHGMIIVPTGYGIGEFFDISAVNGGTPYGASTIAGGDGSRQPSQKELTIARYQGELVAQTTVKLKG, from the coding sequence ATGGCGAAGATCCTTGTTCTTTATCACTCGATGTACGGCCACATCGAAACCATGGCCAACGCGGTAGCCGAGGGCGCACGCCGCGTCGAAGGTGCCGAGGTGACCATCAAGCGCGTACCCGAAACCATGCCGGCCGAGGTCTTCAAGAACGCAGGTGGCAAGGTCGAGCAGCCCGCGCCGGTTGCCAGCCCGGCCGAGCTGCCCGAGTACGACGCCATCATCTTCGGTACGCCGACCCGCTTCGGCAACATGTCCGGACAGATGCGCAACTTCCTCGACCAGACCGGCGGCCTCTGGGCCAAGGGTGCGTTGCACGGCAAGGTGGCCAGCGTGTTCACTTCCACCGGAACCGGTGGCGGTCAGGAGATGACCATCACCTCCACCTGGACCACGTTGGCGCATCACGGGATGATCATCGTGCCGACCGGCTACGGTATCGGCGAGTTCTTCGATATTTCGGCCGTCAATGGCGGCACGCCTTACGGTGCGTCGACCATCGCAGGCGGCGACGGCTCGCGTCAGCCCTCCCAGAAAGAGCTGACCATCGCCCGCTACCAGGGTGAACTGGTCGCTCAGACCACCGTCAAGCTGAAGGGCTGA
- a CDS encoding GNAT family N-acetyltransferase, which translates to MRRLVNPTDFDRIYDIYMHDTVVPFLGFDPMPREAFGKVFDPLFESGCFYVFEVEGRIQGFYQVRRHLGRAAHVAYLGTLAVAPEAQGRGIAGQMMADALARLRNAGVTRVELSVEADNRRAIAFYERFGFSCEGVQRAAYKRACDADFTDELMYGLLLNTP; encoded by the coding sequence ATGCGCCGACTGGTCAATCCAACCGACTTCGACCGGATCTACGACATCTACATGCACGATACGGTGGTCCCCTTTCTGGGCTTCGATCCGATGCCCCGCGAAGCCTTCGGCAAGGTCTTCGATCCACTCTTCGAGAGCGGCTGCTTTTATGTTTTCGAGGTGGAAGGCCGCATTCAGGGCTTCTATCAGGTGCGACGACATCTTGGTCGCGCAGCGCATGTCGCTTATCTAGGCACCCTGGCGGTAGCACCCGAAGCGCAGGGCCGCGGCATAGCCGGCCAGATGATGGCCGATGCCCTCGCCCGCCTGCGCAACGCGGGTGTCACGCGGGTAGAGCTGAGCGTGGAAGCCGACAATCGGCGAGCCATCGCCTTCTATGAACGCTTCGGATTCAGCTGCGAAGGGGTTCAGCGGGCAGCGTACAAACGCGCCTGCGACGCAGATTTCACCGACGAACTGATGTACGGATTGCTGCTGAACACGCCGTGA
- a CDS encoding DEAD/DEAH box helicase: MTGSFLAHLPPTWRLAFSENALVRGLQYAREGRVRLLREEARFVEGDCRGAAANRYRQSLQLTANGGLSSLCSCPVGLNCKHAAALILHLEHQAEHSTPDASGAPNGPLPGSVEHWLSQLPLALGDVQPTDHQWCLHYRVMRDASIEVYKVRQRKDGSFGEREPYYGVAEASFRQPRFMQPLDLHIAALLALSRGSRHRFVLSGQNGGEALRLTLESGRAYLDWNHPPLKPGLSRTGRFNWTQQPDGCFRPTLDMSEQVDELLVALDPLYYLDAPRNEVGLIDHGLTAALARHLLVAPSVPSAQAAVFSLSLNEIAPQLPAPTKAQEQRIDDLMPIARLTLGSHHSVNYQPSSGRMVNEHQHRAGLSFVYGGASVHGNAKAEQRMRQTDGERVLSIARQPAAEQALRQQLKQLGFRPALRQSLALPKDSAEMYDLPSETAWLHVVQQQLPALREQGWQIAMQPGFAYDLTPVEAWYVELDEPMEQDWFNLELGIIVEGERVSLLPVLLGLIRRNPALLSQQALARRADDETLRVQLDKRREDDDRPMQVLLPFGRLKTILGTLAELYQRDQPNEGTLRLGRADAARLTQLDTLKPQWRGGEHLRAFAQRLRDYRLQAVSPPDGLLAQLRPYQLEGLRWMQTLRTLEVGGILGDDMGLGKTLQTLAHLLLEKEAGRLDRPCLVVMPTSLIPNWQDEAARFAPTLKVATLHGASRQQHYERLNEYDLLFTTYALLPRDIDRLVELPLHVLVLDEAQNIKNASSKAAQAAGRLKARQRLCLTGTPLENHLGELWSLFHFLMPGWLGDAKRFNREYRTPIEKHADTDRLQHLTARIRPFLLRRRKEQVAQELPPKTEIVHWVELSAAQRDLYETVRLAMDSKVREEIDRKGLARSQIVILDALLKLRQVCCDLRLVKGDDARPTRASHSGKLDSLMQMLTELLAEGRRILLFSQFTSMLALIEQELRNRAIDYVQLTGDTKDRRTPVRRFQNGEVPLFLISLKAGGTGLNLTAADTVIHYDPWWNPAAESQATDRAHRIGQDKPVFVYKLIARATVEEKIQQLQQHKAELAAGVLDAGNQGGWQLEASDIEALFAPLP, from the coding sequence ATGACCGGTAGCTTTCTGGCCCACCTGCCGCCCACCTGGCGGCTGGCGTTCTCTGAAAACGCGCTCGTCCGCGGGCTGCAATATGCCCGCGAAGGACGCGTCCGGCTGCTGCGCGAAGAGGCGCGTTTCGTCGAGGGCGATTGCCGGGGTGCAGCCGCCAACCGGTATCGGCAATCGCTGCAACTGACCGCCAACGGTGGGCTCAGCAGCCTCTGCAGTTGTCCGGTAGGCCTTAACTGCAAGCATGCCGCGGCGCTCATTCTCCATCTCGAACACCAGGCCGAGCATTCGACACCTGACGCCTCCGGCGCGCCGAACGGGCCGCTCCCCGGCAGCGTGGAACACTGGTTGTCGCAGCTTCCGCTCGCGCTCGGTGACGTCCAGCCCACCGACCATCAATGGTGCCTTCATTACCGCGTCATGCGCGATGCGTCCATCGAGGTGTACAAGGTCAGGCAGCGAAAGGATGGCTCATTCGGCGAACGAGAGCCCTACTACGGGGTGGCCGAAGCCAGTTTCCGCCAGCCGCGCTTCATGCAGCCGCTGGACTTGCACATTGCAGCGCTGCTGGCATTGAGCCGCGGGAGCCGCCATCGTTTCGTGCTCAGCGGACAGAACGGCGGCGAGGCCCTGCGCCTGACGCTCGAAAGCGGACGCGCCTACCTCGATTGGAACCATCCGCCCTTGAAGCCTGGACTGTCACGCACAGGGCGCTTCAACTGGACGCAGCAACCCGACGGGTGTTTTCGGCCCACGCTGGACATGAGCGAACAGGTGGACGAGCTACTCGTCGCTCTGGACCCGCTGTACTACCTCGATGCACCGCGAAACGAAGTCGGCCTGATCGACCATGGCTTGACTGCAGCCCTGGCCCGGCACTTGCTCGTCGCACCCTCGGTGCCGTCCGCCCAGGCTGCCGTGTTCAGCCTGTCTCTGAATGAAATCGCCCCACAACTCCCAGCCCCGACCAAAGCACAGGAACAGCGGATCGACGATCTGATGCCCATCGCCCGGCTTACCCTCGGCAGCCATCATTCGGTGAACTACCAGCCGAGCAGTGGGCGCATGGTCAACGAGCATCAGCACCGCGCGGGCCTGAGTTTCGTCTATGGCGGCGCTAGCGTGCACGGCAACGCCAAAGCCGAGCAGCGAATGCGTCAGACCGATGGCGAGCGGGTGCTCAGTATCGCGCGTCAGCCGGCCGCCGAGCAGGCGCTGCGCCAGCAACTGAAACAGCTGGGCTTTCGGCCGGCCCTTCGTCAAAGCCTGGCGCTGCCGAAAGATTCCGCCGAGATGTACGACTTGCCCAGCGAAACCGCCTGGCTGCACGTGGTTCAGCAACAGCTGCCGGCGTTGCGCGAACAGGGTTGGCAGATCGCCATGCAGCCCGGCTTCGCTTATGACCTCACGCCTGTGGAGGCGTGGTACGTCGAACTCGACGAGCCCATGGAGCAGGACTGGTTCAATCTGGAACTGGGCATCATCGTCGAAGGCGAACGCGTCAGCCTGCTGCCGGTCCTGCTCGGCCTGATCCGTAGAAACCCCGCGCTGCTCTCCCAGCAGGCGCTCGCCCGCCGCGCGGATGACGAAACCCTGCGCGTGCAACTCGACAAGCGCCGCGAGGACGACGACCGGCCGATGCAGGTGCTGCTGCCGTTCGGTCGTCTGAAAACCATTCTGGGCACGCTCGCCGAACTCTACCAGCGCGACCAGCCGAACGAAGGCACCCTTCGTCTGGGCCGCGCCGACGCGGCACGACTGACGCAGTTGGATACGCTTAAGCCGCAATGGCGCGGCGGTGAACATCTGCGCGCGTTCGCCCAGCGGCTACGCGACTATCGCCTGCAGGCCGTGAGCCCTCCGGACGGCCTCCTGGCGCAGCTGCGGCCCTATCAGCTGGAGGGGCTGCGTTGGATGCAGACGCTACGCACCCTTGAAGTCGGCGGCATCCTCGGCGACGACATGGGGCTGGGCAAAACGCTGCAAACCCTCGCTCATCTGCTTCTCGAAAAGGAGGCCGGTCGGCTCGACCGGCCCTGCCTGGTCGTCATGCCCACCAGCCTCATACCCAACTGGCAGGACGAGGCGGCCCGCTTCGCTCCGACCTTGAAGGTGGCTACGCTGCACGGGGCGTCGCGCCAGCAGCATTACGAGCGGCTGAACGAATACGACCTGCTGTTCACCACCTACGCGCTGCTGCCCCGGGATATCGACCGCCTCGTCGAATTGCCGCTGCACGTGCTGGTGCTCGACGAAGCGCAGAACATCAAGAATGCCAGCAGCAAGGCGGCACAGGCCGCGGGACGGCTGAAGGCCCGGCAGCGCCTTTGCCTCACCGGCACGCCGCTGGAAAACCACCTGGGCGAGCTGTGGTCACTGTTCCATTTCCTGATGCCGGGCTGGTTGGGTGATGCGAAGCGTTTCAACCGTGAGTACCGCACCCCCATCGAGAAGCATGCCGACACCGATCGGTTACAGCACCTCACCGCCCGGATCAGGCCGTTCCTGCTGCGGCGACGCAAGGAACAGGTCGCCCAGGAATTGCCACCCAAGACCGAAATCGTGCACTGGGTCGAGCTGAGCGCGGCCCAACGCGATCTCTATGAAACCGTACGGCTGGCGATGGACAGCAAGGTTCGCGAAGAAATCGACCGCAAAGGGCTGGCACGCAGTCAGATCGTCATCCTCGACGCGTTGCTCAAACTGCGCCAGGTCTGCTGCGATCTGCGCCTGGTCAAGGGGGACGACGCCCGGCCGACCCGCGCCAGCCACTCAGGCAAGCTGGACAGCCTGATGCAAATGCTCACCGAGTTGTTGGCCGAGGGGCGGCGCATCCTGTTGTTCTCCCAGTTCACGTCGATGCTCGCGCTGATCGAGCAGGAGCTGCGCAACCGCGCCATCGACTATGTTCAACTGACCGGCGACACCAAGGACCGACGCACGCCGGTCCGGCGTTTCCAGAACGGTGAAGTGCCGCTGTTTCTGATCAGCCTCAAGGCCGGCGGGACGGGCCTGAACCTGACCGCCGCCGACACCGTGATCCACTATGATCCCTGGTGGAATCCGGCAGCGGAAAGCCAGGCCACCGACCGCGCCCACCGGATTGGCCAGGACAAGCCCGTATTCGTCTATAAACTGATCGCGCGCGCCACGGTGGAAGAGAAAATCCAGCAATTGCAGCAACACAAGGCCGAACTGGCGGCCGGCGTGCTGGACGCTGGGAATCAAGGCGGCTGGCAGTTGGAAGCAAGCGATATCGAGGCGCTGTTCGCGCCGCTACCCTAG
- a CDS encoding CidA/LrgA family protein — protein sequence MVLKGLTWLVILQLLGSVIHYSVLPALPGPIIGMVLLFGLLVLRRGIPEPLEKTAALLLQYLPLLLIVPAAGIMTSADALLADLPAITAGLVVSLMITVPLCGWLMQVLIRRMDRRREDQA from the coding sequence ATGGTTCTCAAAGGCTTGACCTGGCTGGTCATTCTGCAGCTGCTTGGCAGCGTCATCCATTATTCCGTGCTGCCCGCACTGCCTGGCCCGATCATCGGGATGGTGCTGCTGTTCGGCCTGCTTGTGCTGCGCCGTGGCATTCCTGAGCCGCTCGAGAAAACCGCCGCGCTGCTCCTGCAATACCTGCCGTTGCTGCTGATCGTGCCGGCGGCGGGAATCATGACCAGCGCCGATGCATTGCTGGCCGACCTGCCTGCCATCACGGCCGGCCTGGTCGTGTCGCTGATGATAACGGTGCCTTTGTGTGGCTGGCTGATGCAGGTGCTCATCAGACGCATGGACCGTCGTCGGGAGGACCAGGCATGA
- the mfd gene encoding transcription-repair coupling factor, with protein MSVLRLPPMPAASGKQTWGNLPGAALSLAIAEAASNAERFTLLLTADSQSAERLQEELAFFAPGLPVLHFPDWETLPYDVFSPHQDIISQRIAALYQLPELTHGVLVVPIATALHRLAPKRFLLGSSLVLDVGQTLDVEQMRLRLEAAGYRCVDTVYEHGEFAVRGALIDLYPMGSPLPYRIDLFDDEIETLRTFDPENQRSIDKVESIRLLPAREFPLKKESVTGFRARFRERFDVDFRRCPVYQDLSTGITPAGIEYYLPLFFDETSTLFDYLPEDTQVFSLPGIEQAAEHFWKDVRNRYEERRVDPERPLLPPAELFMPVEDCFAHLRAWPRVVASQDDVETGIGRERFPASRLPELAIEAKASEPLGALRRFLDEFPGRVLFTAESAGRREVLLELLARLKLRPQEVTGWPQFVQSQERLAIAIAPLDDGLLLEDPSLALIAESPLFGQRVMQRRRREKGRDAGENVIKNLTELREGAPVVHIDHGVGRYQGLVTLEIEGQAAEFLMLQYAEEAKLYVPVSSLHLIARYTGSDDALAPLHRLGSETWQKAKRKAAEQVRDVAAELLDIYARRAAREGYAFEDPQLDYETFSAGFPFEETPDQQAAIEAVRSDMLAPKPMDRLICGDVGFGKTEVAMRAAFIAVHSGRQVAVLVPTTLLAQQHYNSFRDRFADWPVRVEVMSRFKSAKEIQGAVDQLAEGKVDILIGTHKLLQDDVKFTNLGLVIIDEEHRFGVRQKEQLKALRSEVDILTLTATPIPRTLNMAVAGMRDLSIIATPPARRLSVRTFVMEQQNAVIKEALLRELLRGGQVYYLHNDVKTIEKCAADLAALVPEARIGVGHGQMRERELEQVMGDFYHKRFNVLIASTIIETGIDVPSANTIIIERADKFGLAQLHQLRGRVGRSHHQAYAYLLTPPRKAMTPDAEKRLEAIANAQDLGAGFVLATHDLEIRGAGELLGDGQSGQIQAVGFTLYMEMLERAVKSIQKGEQPNLDQPLGGGPEINLRVPALIPEDYLPDVHARLILYKRIANAADENGLRELQVEMIDRFGLLPEPTKHLVRLTLLKLQASSLGITKIDAGPQGGRIEFAADTCVDPMVLIKLIQSQPNRYKFEGATVFKFQVPMERPEERFNTLEALLERLAAANG; from the coding sequence GTGTCCGTATTGCGCCTTCCGCCCATGCCTGCCGCCAGCGGCAAGCAAACCTGGGGCAACCTTCCCGGAGCCGCGCTGAGCCTGGCCATTGCCGAAGCAGCCAGCAACGCAGAGCGATTCACCCTTCTTCTCACCGCTGACAGCCAAAGTGCCGAACGCCTGCAGGAAGAGCTTGCATTCTTCGCACCGGGGCTGCCGGTCCTGCATTTCCCCGACTGGGAAACGCTGCCGTATGATGTCTTTTCGCCTCACCAGGACATCATTTCCCAGCGAATCGCGGCGCTCTACCAGCTTCCCGAGCTGACTCACGGGGTACTGGTAGTCCCCATCGCCACCGCGCTACACAGGCTCGCCCCGAAGCGGTTTCTGCTCGGTTCCAGCCTGGTCCTGGATGTCGGCCAGACGCTCGATGTGGAGCAGATGCGCCTGCGCCTGGAAGCCGCCGGGTACCGCTGCGTGGATACGGTCTACGAGCATGGAGAGTTCGCGGTCCGAGGTGCACTGATCGATCTGTATCCGATGGGCAGCCCCCTGCCCTATCGCATCGACCTGTTCGATGACGAGATCGAAACGCTGCGAACCTTCGATCCTGAAAACCAGCGCTCGATCGACAAGGTTGAGTCGATTCGCCTGCTGCCCGCGCGCGAGTTCCCGTTGAAGAAAGAGTCGGTGACCGGTTTCCGCGCGCGTTTCCGCGAACGCTTCGATGTCGACTTCCGTCGCTGCCCGGTCTACCAGGACCTGTCCACCGGCATCACGCCGGCGGGCATCGAGTACTACCTGCCGCTGTTCTTCGACGAAACCTCGACGCTGTTCGACTATCTGCCGGAGGACACCCAAGTGTTCTCGCTGCCAGGCATCGAGCAGGCCGCTGAGCATTTCTGGAAGGACGTGCGCAACCGCTACGAGGAACGCCGCGTCGATCCCGAGCGACCGCTGTTGCCGCCCGCCGAACTGTTCATGCCGGTCGAGGATTGTTTCGCCCACCTGAGAGCCTGGCCACGGGTAGTCGCCAGCCAGGACGACGTCGAAACCGGCATCGGCCGCGAGCGCTTCCCGGCCAGTCGTTTGCCCGAACTGGCGATAGAGGCCAAGGCCAGCGAGCCCCTGGGCGCGCTGCGCCGCTTCCTTGACGAGTTTCCGGGGCGCGTATTGTTCACCGCGGAATCGGCCGGACGTCGCGAGGTGCTGCTGGAACTGCTGGCACGCCTGAAACTGCGACCGCAGGAAGTCACCGGCTGGCCGCAGTTCGTTCAGAGCCAGGAGCGCTTGGCGATTGCCATCGCCCCGCTGGATGACGGGCTGCTGTTGGAGGACCCGTCGTTGGCGCTGATCGCCGAGAGCCCGCTGTTCGGCCAGCGCGTCATGCAGCGTCGCCGCCGCGAGAAGGGCCGCGATGCTGGCGAGAACGTCATCAAGAACCTCACCGAGCTGCGTGAAGGCGCGCCGGTGGTGCATATCGACCATGGCGTGGGCCGCTATCAGGGGCTGGTCACGCTGGAGATCGAAGGCCAGGCCGCCGAATTCCTGATGCTGCAATACGCCGAAGAAGCCAAGCTCTACGTACCGGTGTCGAGCCTGCACCTGATCGCCCGTTATACCGGTAGCGACGATGCGCTGGCACCCTTGCACCGACTGGGCTCGGAAACCTGGCAGAAGGCCAAGCGCAAGGCGGCCGAGCAGGTTCGCGACGTCGCCGCCGAGCTGCTCGATATCTACGCGCGCCGCGCCGCCCGCGAGGGCTATGCCTTCGAAGATCCGCAACTCGACTACGAAACCTTCAGCGCCGGATTCCCCTTCGAGGAAACACCAGACCAGCAGGCCGCCATCGAGGCGGTGCGCAGCGACATGCTGGCGCCCAAGCCGATGGACCGGCTGATTTGTGGCGATGTCGGCTTCGGCAAGACCGAAGTGGCGATGCGCGCCGCGTTCATCGCCGTGCACAGCGGCCGTCAGGTGGCGGTTCTGGTGCCCACCACCCTGCTCGCGCAGCAGCATTACAACAGTTTCCGCGACCGCTTCGCCGACTGGCCGGTACGGGTCGAGGTGATGAGCCGCTTCAAGTCCGCGAAGGAAATCCAGGGCGCAGTGGACCAACTGGCCGAAGGCAAGGTGGACATCCTCATCGGCACGCACAAGTTGCTGCAGGACGACGTGAAGTTCACCAATCTCGGCCTCGTCATCATTGACGAAGAACACCGCTTCGGGGTTCGCCAGAAGGAGCAGCTCAAGGCATTGCGCAGCGAAGTGGACATTCTCACGCTGACCGCCACCCCGATTCCGCGCACCCTGAACATGGCCGTCGCCGGCATGCGTGACCTGTCGATCATCGCCACGCCGCCGGCGCGCCGGTTGTCGGTTCGTACCTTCGTCATGGAGCAGCAGAACGCCGTGATCAAGGAAGCGCTGCTGCGCGAGTTGCTGCGCGGCGGGCAGGTCTATTACCTGCACAACGACGTGAAGACCATCGAGAAGTGCGCCGCCGACCTTGCCGCCCTGGTGCCGGAAGCGCGCATAGGCGTCGGCCACGGGCAGATGCGCGAGCGCGAACTCGAACAGGTGATGGGCGACTTCTACCACAAGCGCTTCAACGTGCTGATCGCCTCGACCATCATCGAAACCGGCATCGACGTGCCCAGCGCCAATACCATCATCATCGAGCGCGCCGACAAGTTCGGGCTGGCCCAACTGCATCAGTTGCGAGGACGCGTCGGGCGCAGCCACCACCAGGCCTATGCCTATCTGCTCACCCCACCTCGCAAGGCCATGACCCCTGACGCGGAAAAGCGCCTGGAGGCCATCGCCAATGCACAGGACCTGGGTGCCGGCTTCGTCCTCGCCACCCACGATCTGGAAATCCGTGGCGCCGGGGAGCTGCTGGGCGACGGCCAGAGCGGGCAGATTCAGGCGGTGGGTTTCACGCTCTACATGGAAATGCTCGAACGCGCGGTCAAGTCGATCCAGAAAGGCGAACAGCCGAACCTCGACCAGCCGCTCGGCGGCGGACCGGAAATCAACCTGCGCGTACCGGCATTGATCCCCGAAGACTATTTGCCGGATGTGCACGCCCGCCTGATTCTCTACAAGCGCATCGCCAACGCCGCCGACGAGAACGGTTTGCGCGAGTTGCAGGTCGAAATGATCGATCGTTTCGGCCTGCTGCCCGAGCCGACCAAGCATCTGGTCAGGCTGACTCTGCTCAAGTTGCAAGCCTCCAGCCTCGGCATCACCAAGATCGACGCGGGTCCGCAAGGCGGCCGCATCGAATTCGCCGCCGATACCTGCGTCGATCCGATGGTGCTGATCAAGCTGATCCAGAGCCAGCCCAACCGCTACAAGTTCGAAGGCGCCACGGTATTCAAGTTTCAGGTGCCGATGGAACGGCCCGAAGAGCGCTTCAATACGCTCGAGGCCCTGCTCGAGCGGCTGGCCGCGGCGAACGGGTGA
- a CDS encoding alpha/beta fold hydrolase, whose product MFERFQRHECDVNGVRIAYRKGGSGPPLLLLHGYPQTHVMWHEVADLLAERFTVVAADLRGYGDSGKPQGGDDHSAYSKREMARDQVQLMRTLGFERFDILAHDRGARVAHRLAMDHAQAVRRLILLDIAPTLAMYSQTNETFARAYWHWFFLIRPAPLPETLLQADPELVLRSAVATRADHIQPFSDAAYAEYLRCMELPGTIHAFCEDYRASAGIDLDHDRQDRAAGRLIQAPLLVLWGAKGVVQRCFDPLKEWREVAVDVRGKALPAGHYLAEEVPELLLEEALAFLS is encoded by the coding sequence ATGTTCGAGCGGTTTCAGCGACACGAATGCGACGTCAACGGGGTGCGGATCGCCTACCGCAAGGGCGGTTCCGGGCCGCCCTTGCTGCTGCTTCACGGCTATCCGCAGACGCATGTCATGTGGCACGAGGTCGCTGACCTGCTGGCCGAGCGATTCACGGTCGTGGCGGCGGACTTGCGTGGCTACGGCGACAGCGGCAAGCCGCAGGGCGGTGACGATCACAGCGCCTACAGCAAGCGGGAAATGGCGCGAGATCAGGTGCAGCTCATGCGCACGCTGGGCTTCGAGCGCTTCGATATCCTGGCCCATGACCGTGGGGCGCGCGTCGCCCATCGGCTGGCGATGGACCATGCCCAGGCGGTGCGGCGGCTGATCCTGCTCGACATCGCGCCGACCTTGGCGATGTATAGCCAGACGAACGAGACCTTTGCGCGGGCCTACTGGCACTGGTTCTTCCTGATCCGCCCGGCACCGCTGCCCGAAACGCTGCTCCAGGCCGATCCGGAACTGGTGCTGCGCAGCGCCGTCGCGACCCGGGCCGATCATATCCAGCCATTCAGCGACGCGGCCTACGCCGAGTACCTGCGTTGCATGGAGTTGCCGGGCACCATCCATGCGTTCTGCGAGGACTATCGTGCCAGTGCCGGCATCGATCTTGACCACGACCGTCAGGACCGTGCCGCTGGCCGCCTGATCCAGGCACCGTTGCTGGTGCTCTGGGGGGCGAAAGGCGTCGTTCAGCGGTGCTTCGATCCGTTGAAGGAGTGGCGCGAGGTTGCCGTGGACGTGCGGGGCAAGGCGTTGCCGGCCGGCCATTACCTGGCCGAGGAAGTCCCCGAGCTGCTGTTGGAGGAGGCACTGGCGTTTCTGTCCTGA